ATTTCAAAAGGGCGACAAGTTTACATTTTAAAATTTTGCACTTCTACACCTAACATTTGCTCTAGCTCAGAAAGTGTGTTTATATCACTTAGTTTCATCGCCTTGTTGGTATTCAAAAATGCAGCCGGAACGTGAACGGCACGAATCAGGAGATCTTCATATTCATCAATAGAACCCAGATTGTAGTTAGCATCCATGAATATTCGAATATCAACAAAGGTATAATCAAAATTGATCTGAACAGTCCCCCTGCTGTTGAAATCAGTTATTGGAAGTTGACGCCATACTTCAAGATCATCTTCAGGAATATAATCCTCTAAAACGTAGGCAAGCATAACATCAGACTCAAAAACCTCTATTTGAGTTGGAATATCCCTGAAGAATTCAAATCCATTGGATTGCGTCAGATCTGCTTCAAATTCAAATGAAGTTGGAAGTACTTCAGGTCCGGGAGGGCCCTGCGGACCTTCGGGGCCAACCGGGCCGGGTTCGCCACACCCGTTGAGAAGTAAAAATAAGGCAACAGAGGTAAAGAGAAATTTTATCAGCTTTTTCATAGCAGCAAAATTTAGTGAGGTTAGTTGAATGGTTTCCTTTTCTAACGCTGTATTGTACTGCAGGTTGCGCTGTGTTTTACAAGCCTTAAGTAATTGAAAATATTAGGATAATATATGGGATACTCCTCTCGCATATTCATGTTACAAACTAGGCGTTTTGTGCGTATAAAGATGAGTCGTGCCTCTGGCACTTTCGTTGTAGTGTACTACTCAATACACCAAAATAAATTGTGGCGTTACAATATTGGGCGTGCCGAGTGGCACTTACTTTAAATATCAAATAAAGTATTCATCATAGAGCTATTTTTATAGCAGTGAGGACTCAAAAATAAAGTGCTTAACTAGGTACACTGTTTTTTGAAAGTAAAACCAAACCCAAATGCCGTTAGGCATGAGCGGATATTGTATCCACAGAATTTAATCTGTGGGTTGAGGTGAGTAAAACACCCCAAAAAGTGCCGTAGGCACGGTGTATGTGAGTGGTAATTAATCGTCTTGGCAAAAGTGATCGCTTAATCAGATAGGCTCATGGAATAGATATTTTGCATTGTAGTCTATATCAAAATATTCAAGTAGCTTGACATACTCCTCGTGGAAACTTCTCTTTTTATGATGCTCTTCCTGATTTTTTATGTATTCATAAACCCGTTGAATTTGTGAATGTCCATAGCTGAAACAGCCAAACCCTTTTTGCCACTCAAATCGATTTGTAGTTAAAGCCTGTTCATTCACCCATTTTGAAGATTTTGACTTAACTGATTTCATGACTTCTGACACAGATATGTTTGGTTTTAGAGCAAAAAAACAGTGGATATGATCCTCGCAACCATTTACGATTAATGTGTTACACCCCATCTCATTGATCAGATTACCTATGACTCCACACAGTTTAGATCTCCATTTTTTATCTATAACTGCTTTTCTATATTTCACGGGAAAGACAGTTTGTATATAGATTTGATGGTATGTATTTGCCATTTTTGTATTCTTATTATGTTGTTATGTATGGATTTAACATAGGGAAAAAATGAGTACAATACTTGATATGAGTCGTGCCTCCGGCACTTCAGACGTGATGATCTACCCAATACACCACAATGAATTGTGG
This is a stretch of genomic DNA from Rhodohalobacter barkolensis. It encodes these proteins:
- the tnpA gene encoding IS200/IS605 family transposase: MANTYHQIYIQTVFPVKYRKAVIDKKWRSKLCGVIGNLINEMGCNTLIVNGCEDHIHCFFALKPNISVSEVMKSVKSKSSKWVNEQALTTNRFEWQKGFGCFSYGHSQIQRVYEYIKNQEEHHKKRSFHEEYVKLLEYFDIDYNAKYLFHEPI